In Candidatus Saccharibacteria bacterium oral taxon 488, one DNA window encodes the following:
- a CDS encoding glycosyltransferase yields the protein MRVGLFTDTYRPSINGIVFVVESLKRELEALGHDVYVFCPAKSMNPAKQAELLNEDPDSHIIRFRSIKGAFFDDYDTSVFFPPAVQRRIKELELDIVHIFTPSQIGLVGVSAAHKQQIPLVIQHCTDMYEFAEHYPAVLPGILTLAGVVLPLSIKLRGRDLFELVKLYRPRSITKWNRAIIECVITILYSKADAVIALSRKSVAQLSGWQDDDHLYDLTLLPNGVNALPRPSAAQLKAFRAQWGLRASDEVFGFIGRLGEEKNLPILIRAFDKYVAKARPKSKLLFVGDFEYRKKLEAMAAESKYADRIIFTGTLPREELGVAYQALNVFCFPSLKDTQGWVLHEAAHARKPIVIIDTQVSEVVRNGVNGIFVKNRPKSMADAIITLLRSPARRAKFGAESKKLAATFTERRQVRKLEKLYRRVIAQKAAAASRDLDRAA from the coding sequence ATGCGCGTAGGTTTATTCACCGATACCTATCGGCCGTCGATTAACGGCATCGTTTTTGTGGTCGAATCGCTCAAGCGCGAGCTCGAGGCGCTCGGTCATGACGTCTACGTGTTCTGCCCCGCCAAGTCGATGAACCCAGCCAAGCAGGCCGAGCTACTTAACGAAGATCCAGATTCGCATATCATCCGATTTCGTTCAATCAAGGGCGCGTTTTTTGATGATTACGATACGTCGGTGTTTTTCCCGCCGGCGGTGCAGCGCCGCATCAAAGAGCTGGAGCTAGACATCGTGCATATCTTTACACCGTCGCAAATCGGGCTGGTTGGCGTCAGTGCGGCGCACAAGCAGCAGATCCCCCTCGTTATCCAGCACTGCACCGATATGTACGAATTTGCCGAGCATTATCCGGCGGTGCTTCCGGGGATCTTGACGCTGGCTGGCGTGGTGCTACCTCTGTCGATTAAGCTCAGAGGCCGTGATTTATTTGAGCTGGTCAAGCTATATCGGCCGCGCAGCATTACCAAATGGAACCGGGCCATCATCGAGTGCGTCATCACTATTCTCTACAGCAAGGCCGACGCCGTCATCGCCCTCAGTCGCAAAAGCGTCGCTCAGCTCAGCGGCTGGCAGGACGATGATCATCTGTATGATTTGACATTGCTGCCAAATGGTGTCAATGCCCTGCCGCGGCCGTCAGCGGCTCAGCTCAAGGCCTTTCGGGCGCAGTGGGGTCTCAGGGCGTCTGATGAAGTATTTGGTTTCATCGGGCGGCTGGGCGAAGAGAAAAACTTACCGATTTTGATCAGGGCCTTTGACAAGTATGTCGCCAAGGCTCGCCCCAAATCCAAGCTGCTGTTCGTTGGCGATTTCGAGTACCGCAAAAAACTTGAGGCGATGGCGGCCGAGAGCAAGTACGCTGATCGGATCATTTTTACCGGCACTCTGCCGCGTGAGGAATTAGGCGTAGCCTATCAGGCACTGAATGTATTTTGCTTCCCGTCGCTCAAGGATACGCAGGGCTGGGTACTACACGAAGCGGCGCACGCTCGTAAGCCGATTGTCATCATTGACACGCAAGTATCCGAGGTAGTGCGTAACGGCGTGAACGGTATCTTCGTGAAAAATCGGCCCAAGAGCATGGCGGATGCCATTATCACGCTGCTCCGTTCACCGGCCCGCCGAGCAAAGTTTGGCGCCGAGAGCAAAAAATTAGCAGCCACATTCACTGAGCGCCGCCAAGTCCGCAAATTAGAGAAATTATACCGCCGGGTTATCGCCCAGAAAGCTGCCGCCGCGTCTCGCGATCTTGATCGCGCCGCTTGA
- the smpB gene encoding SsrA-binding protein SmpB gives MTKPTKTKKPSTQAVVNRRARFDYELGEEVVAGLVLTGMEVRAAREGHVQLKGAFVSLRNGELWLNNASFSLRLNVRGQANARSIDTSARKLLVNKRQLTRFTEAKQQGMTIVPTKLLTNGKFIKVVIALAKGKKTYDKRETIKRRDQDRETRRQLSGR, from the coding sequence GTGACCAAGCCCACCAAGACCAAAAAACCATCCACTCAAGCCGTCGTGAATCGCCGAGCGCGATTTGACTATGAGTTGGGCGAGGAAGTTGTGGCGGGGCTGGTGCTGACGGGCATGGAAGTGCGCGCCGCCAGGGAAGGGCACGTGCAGCTAAAGGGGGCGTTCGTCAGTCTGCGAAATGGTGAATTGTGGCTAAATAACGCTAGTTTTTCGCTGCGACTCAATGTTCGCGGCCAGGCCAACGCCCGCAGTATTGATACTTCAGCACGAAAATTATTAGTTAACAAGCGCCAGTTAACGCGCTTTACTGAGGCCAAACAGCAAGGCATGACCATTGTGCCGACCAAATTATTGACCAACGGCAAATTCATTAAAGTAGTCATTGCTCTGGCCAAAGGTAAAAAAACCTACGACAAACGCGAGACCATCAAGCGGCGCGATCAAGATCGCGAGACGCGGCGGCAGCTTTCTGGGCGATAA
- a CDS encoding ATP-binding cassette domain-containing protein has product MIADIHITEKSFGDKTLMRDVKFSVDDGEKVGVVGRNGVGKSTLFGILAGTDTDYTGEVIFRRGITVASTAQEHHGLDDQTVLSYILAGLPEYASLKKIIDEYPETMGDNMRKIEEYTQALERFDQKGFYQIEEKIGRELDNFQLSGCGGRPLGSLSGGQKRLVEIVKIMHSEAHLALIDEPTNHMDYVAKQQFIDWMSSQPRQAMLIITHDRDVLGRVDRIIELKDGGSVSYRGNYDAYLKQNAQATAAGMNNFEQVEKRMTNLRQKVLDYQRLKEKSRNPGTIQKFKRLEHEARAELAELSEMDKPTFWIDKQSAGQLDYKSAERYGKFKARNIRLSMKDAASRSQHVLVRVEDAAVGIGERLLCEGVNIDLREGEAVELRGRNGAGKTTLIRMLLNSRAAATPPSSARAHSSLKSPLEISRERSAETSVTHERFTVSGVGGVAPAAPILYSGNLFLDPQVRVGVYEQEIDEQYLADPLEAAIEKLYLGRDLPISETKIRQLMADYLFTEADRMTPLARLSGGQKARFQIIAMLANDRQLLILDEPTNHLDLPSIEELETALAKYSGAILYVSHDNYFRQAIGGEVVQIGAA; this is encoded by the coding sequence ATGATAGCCGACATTCACATCACCGAGAAGAGTTTTGGCGACAAGACGTTGATGCGCGACGTCAAGTTTAGTGTGGATGATGGCGAGAAGGTTGGCGTGGTCGGCCGTAATGGCGTCGGCAAGTCGACACTGTTTGGCATCTTGGCGGGCACGGACACTGATTATACTGGCGAGGTGATTTTTCGCCGCGGCATCACCGTGGCCAGTACGGCGCAGGAGCATCACGGTTTGGACGATCAGACGGTGTTGAGCTACATCCTGGCGGGGCTGCCAGAATATGCGAGCTTAAAGAAAATTATCGATGAATACCCTGAGACCATGGGCGACAATATGCGTAAGATTGAGGAGTATACGCAGGCGCTGGAGCGATTTGACCAGAAAGGGTTTTATCAGATTGAGGAGAAGATTGGGCGGGAGCTTGATAATTTTCAGCTGAGCGGGTGTGGCGGCCGTCCGCTTGGTTCCCTGTCGGGTGGTCAGAAGCGGCTGGTGGAGATCGTGAAGATTATGCATTCGGAGGCGCATTTGGCGCTGATTGACGAGCCGACCAACCACATGGATTATGTGGCCAAGCAGCAATTCATCGACTGGATGAGTTCGCAGCCGCGCCAGGCGATGCTGATCATCACCCACGACCGCGATGTGCTGGGTCGGGTGGATCGAATTATTGAGCTCAAAGACGGTGGATCAGTCAGCTACCGCGGTAATTATGACGCCTATCTCAAGCAGAATGCTCAGGCGACGGCGGCGGGCATGAATAATTTTGAGCAGGTTGAGAAGCGGATGACTAACCTTCGGCAAAAGGTGCTGGATTATCAGCGGCTAAAGGAAAAGTCGCGCAACCCCGGCACTATCCAAAAGTTCAAGCGGCTGGAACATGAGGCGCGGGCCGAGCTGGCGGAATTATCAGAGATGGACAAGCCGACATTTTGGATTGACAAGCAGTCAGCTGGGCAGCTTGATTATAAGTCGGCTGAGCGCTACGGCAAGTTCAAGGCGCGCAATATTCGCCTGTCGATGAAGGATGCGGCTAGTCGTAGCCAGCACGTGCTGGTGCGGGTTGAGGATGCGGCAGTTGGGATTGGCGAGCGGCTATTGTGTGAGGGGGTGAATATTGATCTACGTGAGGGCGAGGCGGTGGAGCTACGCGGCCGCAATGGCGCCGGCAAGACGACGTTGATTCGGATGTTGTTAAATAGTAGGGCGGCAGCCACTCCACCGTCCTCCGCCAGAGCACACTCTTCGCTCAAATCTCCACTGGAGATTTCTCGCGAGCGTTCGGCTGAAACGTCCGTTACTCACGAACGCTTCACAGTCTCTGGCGTAGGAGGTGTCGCACCTGCCGCCCCTATCCTCTACTCTGGTAATCTTTTCCTCGATCCGCAGGTGCGGGTGGGCGTGTATGAGCAAGAGATCGATGAGCAGTATTTGGCGGATCCGTTGGAGGCGGCGATTGAGAAACTGTATCTTGGCCGCGACCTGCCGATTTCTGAGACGAAAATTCGCCAACTAATGGCCGATTATCTGTTCACCGAAGCCGATCGGATGACGCCACTGGCGCGCCTGTCGGGTGGTCAGAAGGCACGCTTTCAGATCATTGCCATGCTGGCGAATGACCGGCAGCTGCTGATTTTAGATGAGCCGACCAACCACCTTGACCTGCCGAGCATTGAGGAGTTAGAGACGGCACTGGCGAAATATTCTGGCGCCATCCTCTATGTCAGTCACGACAACTATTTCCGTCAAGCAATTGGTGGTGAGGTGGTGCAAATTGGTGCGGCGTGA
- a CDS encoding NrdH-redoxin gives MSEDNTANHQDAKVTVYSTSWCAFCHTEMEWLKKLGIDFVAKDIEADPSAKEELLSKNGGNFQGVPVTDVCGEVILGFDRPKLQDALRKNGLIAE, from the coding sequence ATGAGCGAAGATAACACGGCCAATCACCAAGACGCTAAAGTCACCGTCTATAGCACCAGCTGGTGCGCATTCTGCCACACCGAGATGGAGTGGCTGAAAAAACTCGGCATTGATTTTGTCGCCAAGGACATCGAGGCTGATCCAAGCGCCAAGGAAGAATTGCTCAGTAAAAACGGCGGCAATTTCCAGGGCGTGCCGGTGACCGATGTTTGCGGCGAGGTCATCCTGGGATTCGACCGGCCGAAACTACAGGATGCGCTCCGGAAAAACGGTTTGATCGCCGAATAA
- a CDS encoding F0F1 ATP synthase subunit A, with product MGVSITNSHMLGALGLIVLVWLMFRTRAAVLGKKKHNFATRLVHWTFDGLYNTVCQVIPDQTWARRVAPLCITIFFFVVAQYWLGLLPIVGPITVGSHGTPLFRGGVADLNMTFGLAIVTIVAAQVYAFKYLGFKGNMGRYFVNPLRDPIMAFVGILELVAEFSRLLGLSFRLFGNVLAGEVLLIMIAFLTQYISPAALQPFYLFELFIGGIQAYIFFMLSTVFISLGLAHHDTHEPTDHAHSPADTTKLAAAND from the coding sequence ATGGGCGTGTCGATCACTAACTCGCACATGCTTGGCGCGCTGGGACTGATCGTTTTGGTGTGGCTGATGTTTCGGACGCGGGCGGCAGTGCTGGGCAAGAAAAAGCATAATTTTGCGACGCGGCTGGTACACTGGACATTTGATGGGCTGTACAATACGGTTTGCCAAGTCATCCCTGACCAGACATGGGCGCGTCGAGTGGCGCCGCTGTGCATCACCATATTCTTTTTCGTGGTGGCGCAGTATTGGTTGGGGCTGCTACCGATCGTCGGGCCGATTACCGTGGGTAGTCATGGTACACCGCTGTTTCGCGGTGGTGTGGCCGACCTGAATATGACGTTTGGCCTCGCTATCGTGACAATTGTTGCAGCGCAGGTGTACGCCTTTAAGTACCTTGGCTTTAAGGGTAATATGGGCCGCTACTTTGTCAATCCATTGCGCGATCCGATCATGGCGTTCGTTGGCATCCTGGAGCTGGTGGCGGAGTTCTCGCGCCTGCTTGGGCTGAGCTTCCGTTTGTTTGGCAACGTGTTGGCCGGCGAAGTGCTGCTGATTATGATCGCCTTTTTGACGCAATATATCTCGCCGGCGGCGCTCCAGCCGTTTTATCTGTTCGAGCTGTTCATCGGCGGTATTCAGGCGTACATTTTCTTTATGCTGTCAACGGTATTTATTTCGCTGGGGCTGGCTCACCACGACACGCACGAGCCGACTGATCATGCTCATTCACCTGCTGATACGACGAAACTCGCGGCGGCGAATGATTAG